Sequence from the Caretta caretta isolate rCarCar2 chromosome 8, rCarCar1.hap1, whole genome shotgun sequence genome:
AACTGAAAGGAGGTCAAGGTGGGTATAGGGTGATCAAAAGGGGAATATTGTGGCAGATAGGAGGAGGCGCTGAGCAAGTCAACAGAGAGGAGGTGCACTTAATAGTGCTGCAGAGGTGCTCCAGCATGCATACCTTTTCAATTCTCAAATTCCCCCTGGTTAGAGAGTGGACAGTGTACTCGCAACAATCAATTTCATTAAATCATCTGGTATGGCCTCTAAAAACAGGATATTTAATTTAAACTAGATCAGGTGCTCAGTTAAGTTATATGGTGAATATGCAACAACAGAGTTATTCAGAACTCGGAGGTAAATATTTTAACTTTCAGTTTGTCTTTTTGCTATACTTATTAAACTAAcagcttaatttttaaaagagtgTTCCCTTTTCATTCCAAGCCCTGGAGCAATTTGCAAAGCATCATAAATGGGAATAAAAAAACCTCCATAAACTGTTAACAAAAGTCAGGATTAGAACCTAAGTGTCCTGATTTGCAGTCTCCTGCACTAATCACTAGATAACACTCCCTAAAAACAGGTACATGTGtgagaaatatatataaaatcaatcTGATAAATGGAGAGTGAGAACTCACCTGTCTCACACCTGTCAGTTTTTCTTCAATTCCTTAATAACTCCCATAGGTCTTTTTCATCTCTAGCTTCTATGATTCTTTAAAGAGATCTTCTCACCTTGTTTACTGAGTACTTCTTGTGGGGACTGTACACTAAGGAGTGGCCTGGGGAGGTATATATACCACTATAGTTCCTATAGTGATAGGAGCATTACAAAtgtgatagatagatatagatataatttGATTATAATTAGATCATAAATACTGTATAAAATATTGTTAGATGGCAGCACTCTATCCTTCAGGTTTTTTTAAGTCACTATTATTGGTGTGACATACCTGAAAATAATGTATAAAATTCCCCCTATGCTGGTCTGATGAAACCAGCACTTAACTAACCAACACTATTCCCAGGGCTGTGCTAATAACTGGAACAAAGCAAAAAGGTTAACCAAACAAGAACCTAAccaatatataaatatacacattCATGCTGCAAAAGCCCTGAAGCTGCAAACTGTTTTGTGTGGGTAGACCCTGGCACCCATGCAGAACCATACTGACTTCCATGTGACTGCACGGGTCTGCTTATGCAGGTCTCATTGCAGCATTGAAGCCTAATACAGTAttcttgacaatttttttttcacatctgAGAAATTAATTTGGGACTTTTACAAGGCATAATCTGAGTTTTAGAATTAAAGGATAAAGGGTGCGCCACTCTGTTCTACAAAAAATAATGCAGTGCTTGCTAAGTAGTTAACATATAAGGTCAAAAGCTCTCGTAGAACTGTTGTCTTTGATTTTACATGCAGATGTACGTACATTGCCTAGTCATATGTAATAATCTTTAGTTGAACTTCATGCTGAGTATCTCCTCAGTATAGTAATCCTTCCTTTTATAAGGAAGACAGGTATGGTGCAGTTGAGTAGGGAAAATGTACATGTGTTTGTATACATTTTTGCAGCTGTTACTTTTTCCATATTTTGCTGGGCTTTTTGGtttgagacttttttttattaGTTAACTTTAATTATCTAATATGGTTTGTTTTCCAAACGAGGTCTGCAAAATAGCTCTAAACGTGAACAAGGAAATTTAAAGAGCCTTTTGCAATCTGCAACTATAGTCAAATTCAAATAGCAAGTTTGGCAGAAATGTCCCTAGAAAAAAATGGATAGCCAGATTACCAAATTATTAAATTTTCAGATAGTAATTGTACAGCTCTGTAAAGTTGTCTTATTGGGTTGTACAATTGGTACATTcctcaataataattaatatcatACTTAGCACTGTACAGATATTTGTTAATTAATCCTCAAAAACCTGTGTTGGTAGGTAAATATGAATATCCCTACTTTAtaagtaaactgaggcagagagggtaaGTGAATTATTCAAACCCACAAAAGAAGTCAGatgcaggattagaactcagggcAGTATTGTCCCCCTATAAATTATGAGGAGTAACTCATATCCTCTGACAGAAAGGCAGTTCCTGGCTTCTAGTCCTGTGCTCTATACATCTATGGAGTTATGTAGTTTCCATCATTGTAGCATCTGAGTACctcacaaacactaatgaatctgcacaacacctctgtgaagttTTATTGttaccattttgcagatgggggattagcacaaagagattaaggctCAGATCctttgggagttaggtgcctaaataccgtTAAACAACTTGCCCAATGCCATTTGGAAAGTCTGTGGTAGAACAAGGAAACAAagccccagttcttgtgttatagtCCGCAGAACCTTTCTTCTGCTCATACATGTCCCCCTCATTTTCCCATCACAGaaactacattttttaaaaatgggaatttATTTGTGTCCCATGGCTGGAGAACAGGCCCCATTCTCCCATGAATATATCATTTTATTATCATTGTCTGTCACAGTAAATATAATATTTTGGGATCAGATTCTTGTAACACAAAATTACTATTTTCTTTATAGCATTTTTGTCAGATAAATTGTAGATCTTTTTGTTTCTCGTGTCAGCTAATCACTCCTTCCACCAAAAAAATAATCACTAGTTTAAGAACTGGGGGCCTTGCCTTGCTCAAGGTTCTCAAAgtccagccaaaaaaaaaaaaaaagcaacacattGTCTGTAGAATATTAACATACAGCTTCTCCCTGTGTCATGCTGTTCTTGAAAGAAAACCAGCCTCAGAAGTGAGGTGCTGTAGCAAAGCCATTTCCAAAGTTTTCACTGGTGCAGAGCAGAAAGGGGACATGGGTTCTATTTCCGATCCCCACGCATTCTGTGAGGATGGGCATTAATTATTCCTCATTTATTTACAGGCATTTCTATTGTGCTCATCACCTTCTCTGAGCTTCTGGTGAGTGAGAATGAATAGGTGTCCCATCatcacaggatgttgtgaagtatcattatccccattttacagctagggaaagcAAGGCAGAGAGGTGAATAGACTAAAATGTATTTCTAAAAATGTATAGATACAGTGAGTTTTTCCTTCTGGATTAACTTCCATAGCCTTTCTAAAATAATTAATTCTGATCCCAAATGAGTTATTTAGTACTTAATGACAAATGAGTTAATTAGTCCGTAATGAACCCCTGCAATGCTTAAAATTAAAGGGTTGGCAGGATCAAAGCCATAGATTGTGTAGATGGCAACTGCCTCTCATATaacctgagagacaaggtgggtgagatgatATCTTTTAATAGATCAgtctctgttggtgagagaaaagcttttgGGCTATATAACCTGTCACCTCTCCTTGCAGTCCCTCAGTATTTCCTGCCATTTCTGATCGTAGCTTCCCACCGTCATTTAAATAAATCAGCAACCTTTTCTGAGCCCCCTTtctcccagcaggacagtggggtctTGCCGCCCATTAAATCAGAGCCAAGCCCAGTAGCAATTTTGCTGGAATGGTGGGTTCTACTTTCCCCTGCCCtctggaggctgcagggagcattTCCGCCAGTGGGTGGCGCAGCAGAGCTTCTCCCCAAACTCGGAGGTAGGCGCAGGAGGAAGCAGCCGCCGCTGTCGCTTTGAAAGCCTTGAAAGCCCGCACAATGCTTCGGCTGGggagagctgcagctgggtgcaGGGCGCTCGCCGCGCCGCACCCCGGCGGGGCCGGCGGCCACAGCAAGAGATCCTCGTCCGGGGGGAAGGAGATCCTGGTCAACGTGCACGGCGGGGAAAGCAGCGGTGAGTCCAGACCCGCCCCTCCAGTCCCATGGGAGGGAGAGGTAGAAAGTCTGGTGCTGGCCAGGCAACTTCCTCTTCTAGAATGGAGGTAGCTGCAGGGGGGAATcaactctcttcccctccctttccccctgctcTACTCAAGTCTTGGCCCACAAAAATGACTCCGTTTCCCGAGCTACACGAAATAACTCTGGAGAGGTGCTTTCTCTCCTCCCTACTCCAAAATCGCAGCTGGCAAATACTCTCCTGAAATGTGCAGACTGTGAAACTGCGGCAGGGAAGTTGCAACAACCCAGAAACAGAAAGCCCCCGCCTGAGCTACAGAGCACacagtgcatccaatgaagtgagctgatgCTTATGCTTtgagcttgtgctcaaataaattcgtgaGTCCAGTTTACCAGCTGGTAATAATCATGTGCCCAATCATGATCTGACCCTGCCAGGTCTGTATAGGCAGGAGTAAACTGTACAATAGCCAGACAATAACAACTAGCATTAGGCCAGCTAGAGACTTGGGCCCTGGAATTTATTTTAAACCCACTTCTAATGCACTCTGGGCGTATCCACACAGTTCATATGGGCAGTATGTTGTTGTGTAACAAAGCAGAACCAGGAATATTGCACCAGAACTGTTGTCAaactgtatgtatgtatttagttATAGATAGCAGAGATGGGGTAAAAAACAATTCCTATCTACTGCCTGAAAAGCAACCATGTTGGAGGATCTGGGTACAGCTCTGATAGTGTGTATCTACATGtgtatcaaggatctacaacctatcctaaaggacgacccatcactctcacagatcttgggagacaggccagtccttacttatagacagccccccaacctgaagcaaataccagcaaccacacaacaaaaccactaacccaggaacctatccttgcaacaaagcccgttgccaactgtgtccacatatctattcaggggacaccatcatagggcctaatcacatcagccacactatcagaggctcgttcacctgcacatctaccaatgtgatatatgctatcatgtgccagcaatgccccctgccatgtacattggccaaactggacagtctctacgtaaaagaataaatggacacaaatcagacgtcaagaattataacattcaaaaaccagttggagaacacctcaatctctttggtcactcgattacagacctaaaagtgccaattcttcaacaaaaaaacttcaaaaacagactccaacgagagactgctgaattggaattaatttgcacactgaatacaattaacttaggcttgaataaagactggtagTGGacgtgtcattacacaaagtaaaactatttccccacatttatttcctcctccccccccccccccactgttcctcacacgttcttgtcaactgctggaaatggccccccttgattatcactacaaaaggtttccctcccccacccccactctcctgctggtaatagttcaccttacctgatcattctccttacagtgtgtatggtaacacccattgtttcatgttctctgtgtatataaatctccccactgtattttccactgcatgcatccgatgaagcgagctgtagctcacgaaagcttatgctcaaataaatttgttagccctggtctacactaggactttaggtcaaatttagcagcgttaaatcgatgtaaacctgcacccgtccacacaatgaagccctttatttcgacttaaagggctcttaaaatcgatttccttactccacccctgacaagtggattagcgcttaaatcgacgttgccggctcgaatttggggtactgtggacacaattcgatggtattggcctccgggagctatcccagagtgctccattatgaccgctctggacagcactctcaactcagatgcactggccaggtagacaggaaaagaaccgcgaacttttgaatctcatttcctgtttggccagcatggcaagctgcaggtgaccatgcagagctcatcagcacaggtgaccatgatggagtcccagaatcgcaaaagagctccagcatggactgaacaggaggtacgggatctgatcgctgtttggggagaggaatccgtgctatcagaactccgttccagttttcgaaatgccaaaacctttgtcaaaatctcccagggcatgaaggacagaggccataacagggacccgaagcagtgccgtgtgaaactgaaggagctgaggcaagcctaccagaaaaccagagaggcgaacagccgctctgggtcagagccccaaacatgccgcttctatgatgagctacatgccattttagggggttcagccaccactaccccagccgtgttgtttgactccttcaatggagatggaggcaatacggaagcaggttttggggacgaagaagatgatgatgaggaggaggttgtagatagctcacagcaagcaagcggagaaaccggttttcccgacagccaggaactgtttctcaccctagacctggacccagtaccccccgaacccacccaaggctgcctcctggacccagcaggcggagaagggacctctggtgagtgtaccttttaaaatactatacatggtttaaaagcaagcatgtgaaagggttactttgccctggcatttgcggttctcctagatgtagtcctaaagcctttgcaaaaggtttctggggagggcagccttattgcgtccttcatggtaggacactttaccactccaggccagtaacacgtactcgggaatcattgtagaacaaagcattgcagtgtatgtttgctggcattcaaacaacatccgttctttatctctctgtgttatcctcaggagagtgagatataattcatggtcacctggttgaaatagagtgcttttcttcaggggacactcagaggagcccattcctgctgggctgtttgcctgtggctaaacagaaatgttccccactgttagccacagggaggggggaaggttgagggggtagtcacgcggtgggaggaggcaaaatgcgaccttgtaacgaaagcacatgtgctatgtatgtaatgttaacagcaaggtttaccctgaaagagtgtagccactgttttataaaatgtgtctttttaaataccgctgtccctttttttttctccaccagctgcatgtgtttcaatgatcacaggatcttctccttcccagaggctagtgaagcttagaaagaaaaaaaaacgcactcgcgatgaaatgttctccgagctcatgctgtcctcccacactgacagagcacagacgaatgcgtggaggcaaataatgtcagagtgcaggaaagcataaaatgaccaggaggagaggtggcgggctgaagagagtaagtggcgggctgaagacagggctgaagctcaaatgtggcggcagcgtgatgagaggaggcaggattcaatgctgaggctgctgcaggaccaaaccagtatgctccagtgtatggttgagctgcagcaaaggcagctggagcacagactgccactgcagcccctctgtaaccaaccgccctcctccccaagttccatagcctccacacccagacgcccaagaacgcggtgggggggcctccggccaactagccactccaccacagaggattgcccaaaaaaaagaaggctgtcattcaataaattttaaagttgtaaacttttaaattgctgtgcttaaagtgctgtgtggcattttccttccctcctccaccacccctcctgggctaccttggtagtcatccccctatttgtgtgatgaatgaataaagaatgcatgaatgtgaagcaacaatgactttattgcctctgcaagcggtgattgaagggaggaggggcgggtggttagcttacagggaagtagagtgaaccaaggggtggggggtttcatcaaggagaaacaaacagaactttcacaccgtagcctggccaatcatgaaactggttttcaaagcttctctgatgcgtaccgcgccctcctgtgctcttctaaccgccctggtgtctggctgcgcgtaaccagcagccaggcgatttgcctcaacctcccaccccgccataaacgtctcccccttactctcacagatattgtggagcacacagcaagcagtaataacagtgggaatattggtttcgctgaggtctaagcgagtcagtaaactgcgccagcgcgcctttaaatgtccaaatgcacattctaccaccattctgcacttgctcagcctgtagttgaacagctcctgactactgtccaggctgcctgtgtacggcttcatgagccatggcattaaggggtaggctgggtccccaaggatacatataggcatttcaacatccccaacagttattttctggtctgggaataaagtcccttcctgcagcttttgaaacagaccagagttcctgaagatgcgagcatcatgcacctttcccggccatcccacgttgatattggtgaaacgtcccttgtgatccaccagagcttgcagcactatcgaaaagtacccctggcggtttatgtactcggcggcttggtgctccggtgccaagatagggatatgggttccgtctatagccccaccacagttagggaatcccattgcagcaaagccatccactatgacctgcacattttccagggtcactacccttgatatcagcagatctttgattgcgtgggctacttgcatcacagcagcccccacagtagatttgcccactccaaattgattcccaactgaccggtagctgtctggcgttgcaagcttccacagggctatcgccactcgcttctcaactatgagggctgctctcattttggtattcatgcgcctcagggcaggggaaagcaagtcacaaagttccatgaaagtgcccttacgcatgcgaaagtttcgcagccactgggaatcatcccagacctgcaacactatgcggtcccaccagtctgtgcttgtttcccgagcccagaatcggcgttccacagcatgaacctgccgcattagcaccatgatgcatgcattggcagggcccatgctttcagagaaatctgtgtccatgtcctgatcactcacgtgaccgcgctgacgtcgcctcctcgcccggtatcgctttgccaggttctggtgctgcatatactgctggataatgcgtgtggtgtttaatgtgctcctaattgccaaagtgagctgagcggcctccatgcttgccttggtatggcgtccgcacagaaaaaaggcgcggaacgattgtctgccgttgctctgacggagggaggggcgactgacgacacggcttacagggttggcttcagggagctaaaatcaacaaagggggtgtctttacatcaaggagtatttcaggcaggacttcacggagggttccaaaaagaaatggtgcacctaagttatcgttcttattggaacaaggaggttagcctggcctctgattgatacatggctagatttaccttgctgcaccttctctgtgaatgactgcagtgtgacctagatgaatgagtcccctagacaggggaggaggcaaatgagtacaaaacaaatctggtctatttcttgttttgacccactccatctatcttttacagctttggctggcagcagacggtgcagaaggactgcatgccatccacatctcatggctgcttggcagaagatggtacagtacgactgctagccatcctcatctcttgcctgcctggcagaagatggtacaatacgactgctagcaatcctcatctcttgcctgcctggcagaagatggtacagtacgactgctagcagtccgtatcgcctgcccgctcaccataagacggttcaataggactgactgcaggactaaagagaatgacctggtcaagtcactccaaatttagtccctgcgcccatgtctgcccaggcgctcccagccgacgtggccaggagcacctcggacatgacgatgacggctaccagtcgtactgtaccgtctgctaccacaaggcaaggggttgctgctactgtgtagcaatgccgtaccgcgtctgccagcacccaggagacatagggtgacggttacctgagcgggctccatgcttgcagtggtatggcgtctgcacaggtaactcaggaaaaaaggcgcgaaacgattgtctgcccttgctttcacggagggagggagggagggagggaacgggggcctgacgatatgaatccagaaccacccacgacaatgttttagccccatcaggcattgggatctcaacccagaattccaatgggcagcagagactgcgggaactgtgggatagctacccacagtgcaacgctccggaagtcgactctagcctcgatactgtggaagcgctccgccgagttaatgcacttaatgcacttagagcattttctgtggggacacacacactcgaatatataaaaccaatttctaaaaaaccgacttctataaattcgaccttattccgtagtgtagacatacccttaaggtgccataagtactcctgttctttttgcagatacagactaacatgcctactactctgaaacatgatagGTTAGTTTTCCATAGTGCAGCTGGAACACGAATGATTTGTGCTTGGGTTGAAACACCCTGCTAGGTGATTACTTAGGTTGCAAATTTCATAAAGTTTTCTACAATCTTTTTGTCCTTTATTTGGTCCACATCTGGCTGACAGGTACAACTACAAAGACCCAAAACAGATGGGCACTAGGAAAAAGCTTTGCAGGAAGCATGCAATGAAATTGAATATAAATAATCTGTTCTCTAAATTCactctgttaattttttttctgatgtcAGTAATGTACAGTAATAAAGGTAGGATAACCTTAGGGTTGGAGGAGAAGAGTTGCAGGTCCATTTAAGGATAAGGTAAGATTTCCACAAAACAAGCTTTCAAGGAGGTTAACTTATTCTGGGATTTGCAAAACAGGTTCTCTAGCTTCTTCTGCAATTTTTTGGTTTTGTACAACTGTCCTAGTGCTAGCTCCCATTGTAGCCCTATGCCAGCTGTTGTACAAGCCTTTATTGCTAGCTGACTTTTCTCTTCCATTTGGTCGATGGTGATCCCTCACCAGCTAGCCAGTCACAAACCAGTGGTTGAAATGTAAAGATCTTCTAGCAGTAGTAGAAAATACTAACATTGTATATTTTGTTGTGCATCTTCATGTACAACAGCAACAGGATCATAGAGCAAATTTGGAGCTGGACAGGACTAGAGAAATTAGGAGTAAGAGTCCAACCAGGAAAAAAGGAATTGTACACATTCACAATGGTCAGTCACTGGGagacaggagatctgggttccatttcTTGCTCTGCTACaagtttcctgtgtgaccttcggCAAGTCAATTCACCTCTCTAACTCactttccctagctgtaaaatggggataatgatacttcacaacatcctgtgatGATGGAACACCTATTCATTCTCACTCACCAGAAGCTCAGAGAAGGTGATGAGCACAATAGAAATGCCTGTAAATAAATGAGGAAGTAATTAATGCCCATCCTCACAGAATGCATGGGGTATTGGAAATAGAACCCATGTCCCCTTTCTGCTTTGCACCAGTGAAAACTTTGGAAATGGCTTCACTACAGCACCTCACTTCTGAGGCTGGTTTTCTTTCAAGAACAGCATGACACAGGGAGAAGCTGTATGTTAATATTCTACGGACaatgtgttgctttttttttttttggctggacTTTGAGAACCTTGAGCAAGGCAAGGCCCCTGGTTCTTAAACTAGTGATTACACAAAAGGCTTAGTTGTGAGAAATGGATTTGCAGTTTCCAGATGGCTCTAGACAGTGAATCATTACTGATGTTGTCCAGTTTGCACTGTTCTTCTCCTGTAAGCAGTTGGTATGGGAAGAAGGTTTTCTCCATTAAGGAAAATACCTGAACAGCTAATCCAAGCAGGAAGACCGTATGAGgaaagcaaaacagaaaatgcAAAATGGAACTGTTACATGGATCCATTCTGTTCttaggtttaaaaaaatgcaaagaacACCTGGAACTGCCAAGTTGGACAAGAGGTCCACTTTTAAGTTAAAGGATTATTTATCTACATTTTTGCAGTATTATGTAACCTCGCAATGATTCTGTAGTGCTGCCTTTCACAAATGTGGTCTGGCGTGTTCCATTTAAAACTCACTCACTTAAGCAGCctactttatattttaaaaaatctttatacAAAGTCTCAAGAAGGAAGAGTTACAGTACTTGGGGCGACTGTTCCAAGAAGACTGGCCATGTCACATTTTGTTTAAAGATACAATTTATATTTAACTGAAATTCTCTCTTTTTTACTAAAGGAATTGCTGAAATCCTGATGAACAGAGCCCATGCCAAAAATTCACTGGGAAAAGTACTTGTTAATGAAGTAAGTATATCTGCCTGTCTTTCTCTAGGCTGTAAACATTGTTTAGAATTGTGATCAGTATCTAAATGtatctgttagggggcttattccttcacccacttacttccctggtccttctcgcatgaacagagagcaacaatacccgaagtccaaaggtgcaaacaattcgatgtttattggggtgaaattccagcaagcatgattccagttttcttccttagtatcctccttcccagctctgacaccacagagccttacacctgtgtccctgttctcattcctacccttagccaaacatgattccaacttccttactcccattccctgttcccatttccccctttagcaaaacatgattccaattttcttacccccattccctgttcccatctccccctttagcaaaacatgattccaattttcttacccccattccctgttcccatctcacacacccacatgcccacccacacccagtcacttcctcattgactacagattatatagtaaaacttgagttctgcttagctataccttaaccaatcattttcctgaaatttaactaaccaatcctaacatattgtaacatgattatgttaccaattatatcccaccaccttaattagtttacacccagcaaaattaattatacagcagacaggaacaatcacagaaccagacagagattatacagacaaacaatagcaaagtgggaactacaaagacaagacaacacagaagtgaggatttcacatcccagctattgataagtgagttcttgccagacaggatgctatcaaactaagtttccttttacattttctaggcacttccctttctctggaggtgataggaatacaatcctgtcctgatagtgcctaacagcccaatagcaccttatttcagtgtgactagtttggaatgtgaggatgtgactgttcgcttcccagcttatggctgcctctgctgcttagccaaaggcctgagcctaagcacagggccacaaactgtcacagtaagagaaggcccttacactggcagacagtggttttgattcttttatacctctataat
This genomic interval carries:
- the LOC125640988 gene encoding uncharacterized protein LOC125640988, with the translated sequence MQSSSAQVTMMESQNRKRAPAWTEQEVRDLIAVWGEESVLSELRSSFRNAKTFVKISQGMKDRGHNRDPKQCRVKLKELRQAYQKTREANSRSGSEPQTCRFYDELHAILGGSATTTPAVLFDSFNGDGGNTEAGFGDEEDDDEEEVVDSSQQASGETGFPDSQELFLTLDLDPVPPEPTQGCLLDPAGGEGTSAACVSMITGSSPSQRLVKLRKKKKRTRDEMFSELMLSSHTDRAQTNAWRQIMSECRKA